The following is a genomic window from Candidatus Xiphinematobacter sp. Idaho Grape.
CCGCGGCGATGGAGGATGATGCCGCCGCAGCCAGAAAGAATATGGGTGTAAAGGTCGAGGGTGCCTGAAGGTATGTCGATGTGGAAGGGATGGTTGTTTTCTTCAAGTAAATAGACTACCAAATCCGTAAAAATGGCATGGGTTTCATCTGTTTTACGAACAAGGTGGGCGTCAAACTGTGCCTCCAACCTTCCCATTTCATTGTAGTAGGGAACCCGGATACCAATAACGTCTTCATTTAGCGGGACAGGGAGATCCAGTTTACCGTTTGGAACAAGACGGGACGACTCTTCAAAAGGGAAGAGAGTAGAACAGAGGAAATTTGCCAGCAACAAAACTCTAGGCATTACATAAATGAATAGCCTGGAGAGTTCGGAGGAGAGAAGCCAGTCCCGAAAGGGGTAACTGGCTGAGACCATCGGAGAGGGCGCGTTCGGGATTAGGATGCGTTTCCAGAAAAACGCCGTCACAACCAGCGGCTACTGCTGCTCGAGCTAATACGGGGACTAGATGCCTATCTCCTGAGCTACTTGTTCCTGCACCACCTGGGCGCTGCACTGCGTGGGTGGCGTCAAACATTACATGGTAGTTCATTTCGCGTATCCAAAAAATGGAACGCATATCTGCAACCAAGTTGTTGTAACCAAAAGTAGTTCCTCTTTCGGTAAAGAGGTACCTTTTGCAGCCGCCTTTCTCCAATTTCTCAGCAATGTTTCGAATTTCCCAAGGGGAAAGAAACTGACCTTTTTTAACGTTTATGACACGCCCAGTAGAGGCAGCAGCAAGGATGAGATCTGTCTGCCGACAGAGAAAAGCAGGGATTTGAAGCATGTCAATGTAAGGAGCCGCAGTTTCAACCTCTGCTGGGGAGTGGACATCTGTAGTGACAGGTGCTCCAATGTCTCGTCCAACCTCTTGGAGAAGCTTACAACCTTCTTCTATGCCAATGCCTCGAAAGGATTGGAGAGAAGAGCGATTTGCCTTGTCGTAAGAAGCCTTAAAAATAAACGGGGCTCCTTCCCTGTCACAAATCTCACGGATCCTTTGGGCTACTTGGATGAGAAATGGGCGTGATTCAATTACACATGGACCAAGTATAAAAAGAAGTCTACCGCCGCCCAGCTGTCTATTACCGATAGAAATGACAGGCGCATTCACCGCAAATGAAGCAAAAGTACAGGGAGCCTCTCTTTGTTATTTTTACTACGTTGGACTAGCGGAGGGATGAAGTTTTCACTCGCTCGATGTGGGCTCCTAGGCCATTGAACTTCTCGTCAATCCTTTCATAGCCACGGTCAATGTGATAGACCCGGTGAACTTCGGTAATCCCTTCTGCTTGAAGTCCTGCCAGGATAAGAGCAGCAGAAGCCCGCAGGTCACTGGCCATAACTGGAGCTGCTCCTAGAATAGGTACACCCCGTATAGTAGCAGTAGCTCCTTCTAGTTCTATGTTAGCTCCCATGCGTTTTAATTCTGCAAGATGCATGAAGCGCCGTGGAAAAATATGATCCGTTACAGTACTTAGGCCCTCAGTGGTACTTAGAAGGGCGCACATCTGAGCCTGCATGTCCGTGGGAAATCCAGGATGTGGCTTGGCATCAACCTTAAGGGGTTGGCTTTTCCCCCTCTTATGAAGGGTGATGGAGTTTGTACCTATTTCTATCCGTAGCCCAGTCTTTCTTAGTGTTTCAGTGACACTTTGCAAGTGTTGAGGAGCAACATGCTGAACTGTGACCCCTTCTCCACAAATGGCGGCAGCTACAAGAAAAGTTCCAGCTTCAATCCGATCGGGAATAATTTCATGTTCTGCCCCATATAGCTCTTTGACACCTTCAATCACAATGCGAGAAGTTCCAGCACCTTCAATACAGGCACCCATTTTTACAAGAAAACTTGCTAGATCAACAACCTCTGGCTCTTCAGCAGCGCCCTCGATTACTGTAATACCGTCAGCTAACGCAGCTGCCATCATAACATTGTCTGTACCTAGAACTGTGGATCCGTGCTTACCGCGCAAAAAAATGGTGTTGCCCTTAAGTCGAGGAGCTAGGGCTTTTATGTTGCCTCCTTGCATTCGGATAGCTGTACCCAGTTTTTCAAATCCCCTCAGATGAAGGTCAATGGGGCGGTCCCCGATTACACATCCTCCTGGTAATGAAACCGTGGCTTCGCCCTCCCGCCCTAACAGGGGCCCTATGATGCAAATAGAGGCTCTCATTTTTCGAACAGTATCATAGAGTGCCTGAGTGCATATTTTTTGAGCGCAAACCCGAACAATTCCGCTGGCTCTTTCTACTTCACAACCCAGTGTACTTAGAATGGTAAGCATATAGTGGATATCGCTTAAATCCGGCACACGACTAATGGTACACTTACCCCGAGTCAGCAAGGTAGCTGCCAGGATAGGCAATGCTGAGTTCTTAGAACCTCCAATTTTTACTGTCCCTCGGAGAGGACGACCGCCATGGATAAAGATCCTGTCCATAGGGACATTATTTTCTCGCAGAAACGAACCGTGGAAACTTGTTGTAGTCCCTATGAACATTAATTTCGCCGAACCCACTTTTTCTTAGGAAGGATATAGTGACTTCTTTTTGTCGGCTGCCGATTTCCAGCCAAAGCCATCCTCCTGGGTGGAGACAGGTTGCTGCAGCTTCGATTAAGCGCTCGATC
Proteins encoded in this region:
- the kdsA gene encoding 3-deoxy-8-phosphooctulonate synthase, which translates into the protein MNAPVISIGNRQLGGGRLLFILGPCVIESRPFLIQVAQRIREICDREGAPFIFKASYDKANRSSLQSFRGIGIEEGCKLLQEVGRDIGAPVTTDVHSPAEVETAAPYIDMLQIPAFLCRQTDLILAAASTGRVINVKKGQFLSPWEIRNIAEKLEKGGCKRYLFTERGTTFGYNNLVADMRSIFWIREMNYHVMFDATHAVQRPGGAGTSSSGDRHLVPVLARAAVAAGCDGVFLETHPNPERALSDGLSQLPLSGLASLLRTLQAIHLCNA
- the murA gene encoding UDP-N-acetylglucosamine 1-carboxyvinyltransferase, whose translation is MDRIFIHGGRPLRGTVKIGGSKNSALPILAATLLTRGKCTISRVPDLSDIHYMLTILSTLGCEVERASGIVRVCAQKICTQALYDTVRKMRASICIIGPLLGREGEATVSLPGGCVIGDRPIDLHLRGFEKLGTAIRMQGGNIKALAPRLKGNTIFLRGKHGSTVLGTDNVMMAAALADGITVIEGAAEEPEVVDLASFLVKMGACIEGAGTSRIVIEGVKELYGAEHEIIPDRIEAGTFLVAAAICGEGVTVQHVAPQHLQSVTETLRKTGLRIEIGTNSITLHKRGKSQPLKVDAKPHPGFPTDMQAQMCALLSTTEGLSTVTDHIFPRRFMHLAELKRMGANIELEGATATIRGVPILGAAPVMASDLRASAALILAGLQAEGITEVHRVYHIDRGYERIDEKFNGLGAHIERVKTSSLR